The nucleotide window TCGTGGCTCGGCTCGGCCGGGAGCGCCGCCGGTTGCGGGGCGGCCTGGAGGCTGGCCAGCCCGTAGGTCTTCGCGGCCATGCCCATGCCCAGGAAGAACCAGAAGCCGACACCCGTGACCTTCACCAGCGTGTGTTCGAACACCATGCAGCCGAGGATCGTCAGGGCGGCGGTCTCGGCACAGCGGGCGAAGGGGTCCGGCGGGGCGCCGCCGCGGCGCAGCAGCCCGACCATCAGCGTGACGATGCCCGCGACATAGCCCAGCGTGCCGGGCCAGCCCAGTTCGTAGGGGACGCGCAGGATGCCGCTGTCGAAATAGGCCATGGCGCCGAGATGGCCGTCCTCGTTGGTCAGCTTGGTCGCGGTGTCGACGGTGCCGAGGCCGGCGCCGCGCACCTCCGTCAGCGCCTCGATCAGGAAGCGGCCGTAGAACTCCTGCCGCTCCTGATAGCTGCGGTCGTTCTCCATCGAATTCAGCGTGTCGAACCGCTTGACGATGGATTGATTGACCATCGGCACGCTGAGCAGCGGCAGGGAGAACAGGACCAACCCGCAGCCGACCGCGACCAGCCGCAGACGGTGCCGTCCGGGCATGGTCAGCAGCAGCCAGACGAAGACGAACAGCCCGGCCAGCCACGCGGCGCGGACGAGGCTGAGCATCAGCGCACCCAGTGCCAGGGCGCCGGCGACCGGCACCAGGATGCCGCGCGCCGCCGGCAGCACGGCCAGCCCGGTCACCAGCAGGAAGGCCAGCGGGCCGGAGGAGTTCAGCGTGCTGAACACCCGCACCTGCATCGGCAGCGGCAGGCCCTGGTTGGTCATGCCGACATTGATCAGCCAGCGCGCGTCCCAGGGCGGCATCACGAAATACTGGATCAGCCCGTATCCGCCGACCACGGCCATTCCCAGCACGAAGGCGCGCAGCACGGCGTCGCGGATCTGCGGGTAGATCGGCCAGTGCAGGGCGACATAGAGGCCGAGCGTCACCGGCACCAGCCAGTTCAGCAGCGCGAAGGTCGCCGCCGCCATGCCGGCCTGGGTGATCCCGTTGACGTAGGCGTAGAACAGCCCGGCCATCACCGGGACGAAACCGAAATAGGCGCGGTAGCGCAGCATCGGCAGATACTGCGCGATCACCAGACAGGACATGGCGCCGACGGCGTAGGGCGTTACCATGACCGGGCTGATGACGCTCCATCCCGCCTGATAATCGACCAGCCGGCGCACCTCCGGCGTCAGGAACCACAGCCACCAGGTGAAGGCGGCGAAGCGGGCCGGGTCGCGCGTCACCAGCAGGGCGCCGGCGGCGAGCGCGCCGACCGGAAAGATGATCTCCAGCAGGCCGGCCTTGCCCATCAGCACCGGCATCGCCACCACGAACCAGAAGAGGGTGGGGGCCAGCTTGGCGACGGAGGGCAGCCCGTCCCCATTCCCATGGCCCGGCTGGCTCCCGTCGAGGCCCGTTGCGGCGCCGGCTGTGGCGCCGGCTGTGGCGAAGGTCATGCCGGCGACTCCCGCCAGTCGCGCATCCCGGCCAGCCGGCCGCGCAGGGTGGCGCGCAGCTTCGCCCCGGCA belongs to Azospirillum ramasamyi and includes:
- a CDS encoding O-antigen ligase family protein, with translation MTFATAGATAGAATGLDGSQPGHGNGDGLPSVAKLAPTLFWFVVAMPVLMGKAGLLEIIFPVGALAAGALLVTRDPARFAAFTWWLWFLTPEVRRLVDYQAGWSVISPVMVTPYAVGAMSCLVIAQYLPMLRYRAYFGFVPVMAGLFYAYVNGITQAGMAAATFALLNWLVPVTLGLYVALHWPIYPQIRDAVLRAFVLGMAVVGGYGLIQYFVMPPWDARWLINVGMTNQGLPLPMQVRVFSTLNSSGPLAFLLVTGLAVLPAARGILVPVAGALALGALMLSLVRAAWLAGLFVFVWLLLTMPGRHRLRLVAVGCGLVLFSLPLLSVPMVNQSIVKRFDTLNSMENDRSYQERQEFYGRFLIEALTEVRGAGLGTVDTATKLTNEDGHLGAMAYFDSGILRVPYELGWPGTLGYVAGIVTLMVGLLRRGGAPPDPFARCAETAALTILGCMVFEHTLVKVTGVGFWFFLGMGMAAKTYGLASLQAAPQPAALPAEPSHEELREEKQWTES